Part of the Caldibacillus debilis DSM 16016 genome, CTTTTGATCGCCGTGAGCTGCCTGCTGGGGGCGAAGGTGGCCCGGGCCGATGAATATTGCCAGCGGAAGCTTTACCGCTACGGCTATTTTTCGGGCATGGCTTTCCAAATCACCGACGACATCCTCGATTTTACTTCGACGAAGGAAAAGCTCGGGAAGCCCGCCGGGGAAGATTTGATCCAGGGAAACATCACCCTGCCCGTCCTCTTCGCCCTGCGGGACCAATCCTTGAACCGGGAGATCCGGAAAGTGGACGGAAAGGCGGATCCGGAGGCGTTCCAGGAAATCGTGGAGCGGATCAAAGCGGCGGGGGCCGTCGAAGAGGCGCAGAAGGTGGCGGAGCTCTACGTCCGCAAAGCCCTGCAGGCGCTGGACGATCTTCCCGACAATGAAACCAAACCGCTTTTGCGGGAGATGGTTTTGTTCATCGGCAACCGCAAATTTTGAAGCCGCAAAGCGTCACCCGTTTCGGTTCCCGGGACCGGGCTTCCGCAAGCCGGCATCGAAGGCGCCGGCACGGGCAAAATCCCGGGACTTTCAAAGGGCGGTGCCGCTTTTTTCGACGCGCACAATTTTCCCGGGAATGCGAAGGCGTCAGGACATTGCGAAAAAAATTTGGGAATGGTATCATATTTCCTGGATTTACTACATACGGGATAGGAGAGAACATATGGAAAGAACATTTCTCATGATCAAACCGGATGGCGTGCAAAGAAACCTGATCGGCGAAATCGTCGCCCGCTTCGAACGGAAGGGTTTCCAACTGGTCGGCGCCAAATTGATGAGAATCTCCAAGGAGCTGGCCGAAACCCATTACGCGGAGCATAAGGAGCGGCCCTTTTTCCGCGAACTGGTTTCCTATATCACATCCGGTCCTGTTTTTGCCATGGTCTGGCAAGGGGAAGGCGTCATCGAAACGGCCAGGCAAATGATGGGCAAGACGAACCCGAAGGAGGCTCTTCCCGGTACGATCCGGGGCGATTACGGCATTTCGGTCGGGAAAAACGTGATCCACGGTTCCGAT contains:
- the ndk gene encoding nucleoside-diphosphate kinase, with the translated sequence MERTFLMIKPDGVQRNLIGEIVARFERKGFQLVGAKLMRISKELAETHYAEHKERPFFRELVSYITSGPVFAMVWQGEGVIETARQMMGKTNPKEALPGTIRGDYGISVGKNVIHGSDSPESAEREIALFFKEEELVDYPKTIDAWIY